Proteins encoded in a region of the Buteo buteo chromosome 11, bButBut1.hap1.1, whole genome shotgun sequence genome:
- the TOX3 gene encoding TOX high mobility group box family member 3 isoform X4 produces MDVRFYPAAAGSSLPGDPSNLDFAQCLGYYNYNKFGNNNNYMNMAEANNAFLAANETFHTPSLGDEEFEIPPITPPPESDPALGMADILLPFQGLGDQLPAQGNEFTPQFPPQSLDLPSITISRNLVEQDGIIHSNGLHMDQNHTQVSQYRQDHSLIMRSIVHMTDAAHSGIMPPSQLTTINQSQLSAQLGLNLGGTNLPHTSPSPPASKSATPSPSSSINEEDADESNRATGEKRAAPDSGKKPKTPKKKKKKDPNEPQKPVSAYALFFRDTQAAIKGQNPNATFGEVSKIVASMWDSLGEEQKQVYKRKTEAAKKEYLKALAAYRASLVSKAAAESAEAQTIRSVQQTLASTNLSSSLILNTSLSQHAPVSASPQTLQQSLPRAIAPKPLTMRLPMNQIVASVTIAPNMPTNIAAPLISSMGTNMVATPSSSQVSPSMQSQQHQIQQLQQQQMQQMQQQQLHQHQMHQQIQQQMQQQHFQHHMQQHLQQQQHLQQQINQQQMQQQLQHIQLQQMQQQQMQHMQHQSQPSPQQHSPVASQITSPIPAIGSPQPAPQQHQSQIQSQTQTQVLSQVSIF; encoded by the exons ACATTCCATACGCCGAGCCTTGGGGACGAGGAGTTCGAAATCCCACCCATTACCCCCCCACCCGAGTCAGACCCTGCACTGGGGATGGCAGATATCCTGCTGCCCTTTCAGGGCCTTGGTGACCAGCTGCCTGCCCAAGGAAATGAATTTACACCTCAGTTTCCCCCCCAGAGCTTGGATCTTCCCTCTATTACAATATCCCGAAATCTCGTGGAGCAAGACGGCATCATCCACAGCAATGGATTGCATATG GATCAGAATCACACGCAAGTTTCCCAGTATCGCCAGGATCACTCTCTGATTATGAGATCTATTGTCCATATGACTGATGCTGCTCATTCGGGAATTATGCCTCCTTCTCAGCTAACCACCATTAACCAGTCTCAGCTAAGTGCGCAGCTGGGGCTAAATTTAGGAGGCACTAATTTGCCACAcacttctccctcccctcctgcaaGTAAATCAGCCACTCCTTCCCCATCCAGCTCTATAAATGAGGAAGATGCAGATGAATCAAATAGA GCTACTGGAGAAAAAAGAGCTGCACCGGATTCTGGCAAGAAGCCCAAGACtccaaagaagaagaaaaagaaagatcccaatgAGCCACAAAAGCCAGTGTCAGCATATGCCCTTTTCTTCAGAGATACACAAGCTGCAATTAAAGGGCAGAACCCGAATGCAACTTTTGGAGAGGTTTCAAAAATAGTGGCATCTATGTGGGACAGTTTAGGAGAAGAACAAAAACAG gtttataaaagaaaaactgaagctgCCAAAAAAGAATACTTAAAGGCACTTGCTGCCTATAGAGCAAGCCTTGTTTCTAAG GCTGCTGCAGAATCTGCTGAGGCCCAGACAATTCGTTCTGTTCAGCAAACATTGGCATCCACAAATTTGTCTTCCTCCCTTATTCTGAATACTTCTCTTTCTCAACACGCACCAGTATCGGCATCTCCTCAAACTCTTCAACAGTCCCTTCCCAGAGCAATTGCTCCAAAACCTTTAACCATGAGACTGCCGATGAATCAGATTGTAGCTTCTGTTACCATTGCACCAAACATGCCAACAAACATTGCAGCTCCGTTGATAAGCTCTATGGGAACAAACATGGTGGCAACGCCATCTTCATCTCAAGTCAGTCCCTCAATGCAAAGCCAGCAGCACCAGATacagcagcttcagcagcaaCAGATGCAGCagatgcaacagcagcagctacatCAGCATCAAATGCATCAGCAAATACAACAacaaatgcaacagcagcattttcagcaCCACATGCAACAacatttgcagcagcagcagcatcttcagcAGCAAATTAATCAACAGCAAAtgcaacagcaactgcagcacaTACAGCTTCagcagatgcagcagcagcagatgcagcaTATGCAACACCAGTCACAGCCTTCTCCTCAGCAGCATTCTCCGGTAGCCTCTCAGATCACTTCTCCCATCCCTGCCATTGGGAGCCCTCAGCCAGCACCTCAGCAGCACCAGTCACAAATACAATCTCAGACACAGACTCAAGTATTATCGCAGGTCAGTATTTTCTGA
- the TOX3 gene encoding TOX high mobility group box family member 3 isoform X3, with protein MDVRFYPAAAGSSLPGDPSNLDFAQCLGYYNYNKFGNNNNYMNMAEANNAFLAANEQTFHTPSLGDEEFEIPPITPPPESDPALGMADILLPFQGLGDQLPAQGNEFTPQFPPQSLDLPSITISRNLVEQDGIIHSNGLHMDQNHTQVSQYRQDHSLIMRSIVHMTDAAHSGIMPPSQLTTINQSQLSAQLGLNLGGTNLPHTSPSPPASKSATPSPSSSINEEDADESNRATGEKRAAPDSGKKPKTPKKKKKKDPNEPQKPVSAYALFFRDTQAAIKGQNPNATFGEVSKIVASMWDSLGEEQKQVYKRKTEAAKKEYLKALAAYRASLVSKAAAESAEAQTIRSVQQTLASTNLSSSLILNTSLSQHAPVSASPQTLQQSLPRAIAPKPLTMRLPMNQIVASVTIAPNMPTNIAAPLISSMGTNMVATPSSSQVSPSMQSQQHQIQQLQQQQMQQMQQQQLHQHQMHQQIQQQMQQQHFQHHMQQHLQQQQHLQQQINQQQMQQQLQHIQLQQMQQQQMQHMQHQSQPSPQQHSPVASQITSPIPAIGSPQPAPQQHQSQIQSQTQTQVLSQVSIF; from the exons CAGACATTCCATACGCCGAGCCTTGGGGACGAGGAGTTCGAAATCCCACCCATTACCCCCCCACCCGAGTCAGACCCTGCACTGGGGATGGCAGATATCCTGCTGCCCTTTCAGGGCCTTGGTGACCAGCTGCCTGCCCAAGGAAATGAATTTACACCTCAGTTTCCCCCCCAGAGCTTGGATCTTCCCTCTATTACAATATCCCGAAATCTCGTGGAGCAAGACGGCATCATCCACAGCAATGGATTGCATATG GATCAGAATCACACGCAAGTTTCCCAGTATCGCCAGGATCACTCTCTGATTATGAGATCTATTGTCCATATGACTGATGCTGCTCATTCGGGAATTATGCCTCCTTCTCAGCTAACCACCATTAACCAGTCTCAGCTAAGTGCGCAGCTGGGGCTAAATTTAGGAGGCACTAATTTGCCACAcacttctccctcccctcctgcaaGTAAATCAGCCACTCCTTCCCCATCCAGCTCTATAAATGAGGAAGATGCAGATGAATCAAATAGA GCTACTGGAGAAAAAAGAGCTGCACCGGATTCTGGCAAGAAGCCCAAGACtccaaagaagaagaaaaagaaagatcccaatgAGCCACAAAAGCCAGTGTCAGCATATGCCCTTTTCTTCAGAGATACACAAGCTGCAATTAAAGGGCAGAACCCGAATGCAACTTTTGGAGAGGTTTCAAAAATAGTGGCATCTATGTGGGACAGTTTAGGAGAAGAACAAAAACAG gtttataaaagaaaaactgaagctgCCAAAAAAGAATACTTAAAGGCACTTGCTGCCTATAGAGCAAGCCTTGTTTCTAAG GCTGCTGCAGAATCTGCTGAGGCCCAGACAATTCGTTCTGTTCAGCAAACATTGGCATCCACAAATTTGTCTTCCTCCCTTATTCTGAATACTTCTCTTTCTCAACACGCACCAGTATCGGCATCTCCTCAAACTCTTCAACAGTCCCTTCCCAGAGCAATTGCTCCAAAACCTTTAACCATGAGACTGCCGATGAATCAGATTGTAGCTTCTGTTACCATTGCACCAAACATGCCAACAAACATTGCAGCTCCGTTGATAAGCTCTATGGGAACAAACATGGTGGCAACGCCATCTTCATCTCAAGTCAGTCCCTCAATGCAAAGCCAGCAGCACCAGATacagcagcttcagcagcaaCAGATGCAGCagatgcaacagcagcagctacatCAGCATCAAATGCATCAGCAAATACAACAacaaatgcaacagcagcattttcagcaCCACATGCAACAacatttgcagcagcagcagcatcttcagcAGCAAATTAATCAACAGCAAAtgcaacagcaactgcagcacaTACAGCTTCagcagatgcagcagcagcagatgcagcaTATGCAACACCAGTCACAGCCTTCTCCTCAGCAGCATTCTCCGGTAGCCTCTCAGATCACTTCTCCCATCCCTGCCATTGGGAGCCCTCAGCCAGCACCTCAGCAGCACCAGTCACAAATACAATCTCAGACACAGACTCAAGTATTATCGCAGGTCAGTATTTTCTGA